Within Spinacia oleracea cultivar Varoflay chromosome 4, BTI_SOV_V1, whole genome shotgun sequence, the genomic segment TACAAAAGTAGGACTTAATTCCCAAATCAGGGCCCCTCTAAGGAGGCCACTACTTAAAGCTCCCATAGCTAAAACTAACACAAATCATTGCTATATATATGAGAAAGAAGCCTATATCATACAACAAACACAACAAAAGGAACTTCTTCGAATCCACTTGTGCCCTGGTTAGCAAATCCATTAAACTAGCAAAAAACATCATCATCTAAGAGAACAACTACACATCAGTAGAGGTAGAGCAGTCACCCACTGGGTTTGAAACTTGAAGATCAGATTCATACCACTTCTTAACACTAGGAGGGATCATCAGATGCGACTGGTGACCCACAGCCATATCCATTACCGAAACTGCCAACATGTGAGCAACCATATTTGAAGACCTTGGAATGTGAGTGAAAGAGACAGACCAGTTCCTTTTTAGCAAGTCAGCAACATCAGACAAAAGAACTGCCAATTCATGATGTGGATGAGGATTGAGACTAGAAGTGTCAAGCATGAAAACCAAAGATTTTGCATCAGTCTCAACCTCCAACTTGTCGAAGTTGAATTCCTGAGCCCAACAGTCGAAAACTATGTAAGCATGAAACTCCAGCAATCAACTAAAAACACTAATTATCAACTGCATCTaacaacaaaacccaaaaaacaaaacaatttatCATAATTTCAACTTCACTTTCTCAattaatcttcaaaaaaaaaaaaaaacaaatatatttttttcctcTATAATAAAAAATCATTAATAACCTTGGGATCCATTCAGCTCGAAAAGCAGTCAAATGGCAGTTAAAATCGTGGCTATGTACAATTTCACGGCTTGGTGACTCCATGTTGACATATATTGAATCCCATACACGAATTAGATTGTCTTGTGCCGTAGTGAGGATTTTTCTCCCGGTATGCGGAGAGAAATATGCAGAAATTACTACTCGGCGTTGTGCAAGATTGTCAAGAGAAGATCCAACTTCTAATCGGCGGAGATCCCATAAACGAGTCTGGAAACTGAAAGGTGAGAAACAAAGTAGAAAACACAttaggatatatatatatatatatatatatatatatatatatatatatatatatatatatatatatatatatatatatatatatatatatcaagatAGTTGAAAAGCCACTTATACAACTACAGATAGACCATAGGTAACATTTAAAGCATCGTGAAGACTCAGTCCACTTGATAACAAAGTCAATGAAAAAAGATTGATGTCAAAGTCTACAATGAAGAAAGAAGCACACTATTGGAACCCAACAACCTTGCTGCCCTTCTTATGAATCAAGACACCCTccctgtaatcccccgtaaatttataaatgttattaatatattttaacgtatagttaatatatttaaataagaatttacggattttagaaataaatatataattaacgtatatttattttattacattttgaatatttttaacgatttatgcaatctaaaataattttagaattctatgttgaaaagaatttggatTGCGAAAACGCAATTGAATTtcaaaaacaatcctaaccggttttggattcaaacaacatCAATTCCAATCCTAGCCCAAGTTTGCAAAGCCCAATAAATAAACCCAAACAAAATTACCCATAATTCTCttccccttcccttcacgtGAAAATCAAAACAGAAAAACCACCAAACCCTCCATTCACGTACGTGAAcctgcaaaagaaaaaaaaaacactcagGTCTCTTGGTCCCAGCCGCCGCCAACCGACCACCGTCGTTCTTCCTCCTCCTGCGCCCGGTAATTTCACCTCCTTCCTCTTCT encodes:
- the LOC110784531 gene encoding uncharacterized protein, with translation MDPKEFNFDKLEVETDAKSLVFMLDTSSLNPHPHHELAVLLSDVADLLKRNWSVSFTHIPRSSNMVAHMLAVSVMDMAVGHQSHLMIPPSVKKWYESDLQVSNPVGDCSTSTDV